From Salvia splendens isolate huo1 chromosome 3, SspV2, whole genome shotgun sequence, a single genomic window includes:
- the LOC121796443 gene encoding telomerase reverse transcriptase-like, whose protein sequence is MAPKKKKRVPEFLWSLFGNRARSLADTILDFIPPPPAACNYKGHPRCLFCSGDEAMSFLLRSTDDDDYRDLLNGCFVVVSEDAPPLPVFDHHCRCSQLALVRRTIEIILHQQPTTSNLICRQYDKEAQSSPAVAQLSSEKWSLLLKRVGDALMMYLLKHTSMFLPLPLPLNEHHQISGISLANLCSNFPTIMPTHRPQHHPPGSNYVLQELPQTQSERNSKQNTVKPRRQIREHSWQRKRKRKHLALSGMPSFSPSTGNSSICDLSLISSSSQNDIMPEGSSCISEEELPPIQIEGNSKKDTVKPRKLKREYRWQRERKRRQLAVSGTPPLLPSRGSSSTCDNLPLVSSSSQNDMGNMAPLFCNLVFQNQPRILGNAEIDRKNIFYRMENCSSMLPRKHILYSLRPNDSGASILFNHIFEAFGPDKINGSTPCCHIEDGLTVNSTCLYHSLKVLLKKLIRETRYYRHARLLEKHCSVGSSNQDASRGAGTGLEVAMVQEANAAQAEPVLSRLKHHQVGSFIWAICRRIIPSPLLGEPSNWRCLRRNISKFISLRRFEKLTLKECIHRLKISKFPIFSYKQNSRCCIGIPDNSRHAILECWMLWVFTHLVSPLVQANFYVTESEHEKQEVLYYKKSIWEKLMRENRCMIAGRYRLLDIESARNILGKRSFGFSRFRLLPKSNGFRMLTNLQAPSRIPVSTPSRIQPNQNSWRRAYSSHRVHRFFKSVNTVLHDVHVVLKGLREKEPEKMGSSVFDYNDVYKKLVPFLFHLKNGSISLPDVFMVVSKVAKAFDSVNHEKLLSVMKDALRDDEHILEKFTQVVCTDKYLKIEPHVMLAHQDISTASTRMQSKFHVQSLGSIVLKEDASWKIKKENIHSLLEEHIMRNMVQFRNKFYLQEVGIPQGSVLSALLGSYYYGHMERNVIFPFLEKAKRTLSVTQHSSDGTSVSGGNRQTEIAAPGSESLLLRYLDDFLFISASKRQASMFFTRLERGVRDYNCCMNKEKYGLNFTMENQQGQLSNRLHTGKDNISFLQWSGLLVNCSTLEIQADYTRYLNHHMRSTLTISRQGKVGKNLKSKLRSYLRPKFHPILYDSNINSPGVVRLNIYQNFLLCAMKFICHLSNLSILPKFHPRFLLKAIETSPRYMNRLIRRRMYSFRGADFRPRYNVKRIDVIWLGLHAYSRVLLKKHLRFKSLLCLVRAKLKAYGEVENMSSELKYAVDQVHSSVLWSIKY, encoded by the exons CTGACACTATCTTGGATTTCATCCCTCCTCCGCCGGCCGCCTGCAACTACAAAGGCCACCCCcgctgcctcttttgcagcggCGACGAAGCCATGTCGTTCCTCCTCAGATCTACAGATGACGACGACTACCGCGACCTTCTAAACGGTTGCTTCGTGGTTGTCTCCGAGGACGCCCCTCCCCTTCCCGTCTTCGATCATCACTGCCGCTGCTCGCAACTCGCG CTTGTGAGAAGAACTATTGAAATTATACTGCATCAGCAACCCACCACTTCAAATCTTATATGCCGCCAATATGATAAA GAGGCCCAGTCTAGTCCTGCTGTTGCCCAACTCTCATCTGAAAAGTGGTCTCTCCTCTTAAAAAGG GTCGGTGATGCTCTCATGATGTATTTGTTAAAGCATACTTCAAtgtttcttcctcttcctcttcctctgaATGAGCACCATCAGATTTCTGGTATTTCCCTTGCCAATTTGTGCTCCAACTTCCCTACAATCATGCCAACGCATAGACCTCAGCATCATCCACCAG GGTCGAATTATGTTTTACAAGAGCTTCCTCAAACACAAAGTGAACGTAACTCTAAGCAAAATACTGTTAAGCCTCGGAGGCAAATACGGGAGCATAGCTGGCAGCGTAAAAGAAAGCGCAAGCACTTGGCTCTTTCGGGAATGCCTTCTTTCTCCCCATCAACAGGAAATAGTAGCATTTGTGACTTATCCCTCATCTCAAGTTCAAGTCAAAATGACATTATGCCTGAAGGGTCTTCTTGCATTTCTGAAGAAGAACTTCCTCCAATACAAATTGAAGGGAACTCTAAGAAAGATACTGTTAAGCCTCGGAAGCTTAAACGGGAGTATCGCTGGCAGCGTGAAAGAAAGCGTAGACAGTTGGCTGTTTCGGGAACGCCCCCTCTGCTTCCATCTAGAGGAAGTAGTAGTACCTGTGATAACTTACCCCTTGTCTCAAGTTCAAGTCAAAATGACATGGGT AACATGGCTCCTTTATTTTGCAATTTGGTTTTCCAAAATCAACCAAGGATTCTTGGAAATGCTGAGATTGATAGAAAGAACATATTCTATAGGATGGAGAATTGTTCATCAATGCTGCCAAGGAAGC ACATTTTGTATTCTCTAAGGCCTAATGATTCTGGTGCTTCCATCTTGTTCAATCATATCTTTGAAGCATTTGGTCCTGACAAAATTAATGGGAGCACACCATGCTGTCACATTGAAGATGGTCTTACCGTCAATTCCACCTGTTT GTATCATTCCCTTAAAGTGCTTCTGAAAAAGCTTATACGCGAGACTCGATATTATAGACATGCGAGGCTGTTGGAGAAACACTGTTCTGTAGGATCCTCAAACCAAGATGCTAGTAGGGGAGCTGGCACTGGGCTTGAG GTTGCGATGGTCCAAGAAGCCAATGCTGCTCAAGCTGAACCGGTTTTGAGTCGTCTCAAGCATCATCAGGTAGGATCATTCATTTGGGCAATTTGTAGGAGAATAATCCCTTCACCATTGCTGGGAGAACCATCTAACTGGAGATGTCTGAGAAGAAACATCTCGAAGTTCATTTCGCTACGAAGATTTGAGAAGCTCACTCTGAAGGAGTGTATTCATAGATTAAAAATATCCAAGTTTCCCATCTTTTCATATAAGCAAAACTCGAGATGCTGTATTGGTATCCCAGATAATTCCAGGCATGCGATCCTTGAATGTTGGATGCTTTGGGTTTTTACACATCTAGTATCACCACTGGTCCAAGCCAACTTTTATGTCACAGAAAGTGAGCATGAGAAGCAGGAGGTACTATACTATAAAAAGTCTATTTGGGAGAAGTTGATGAGAGAAAATAGGTGCATGATTGCTGGTCGGTATCGTCTACTAGATATTGAGTCTGCTAGAAACATATTAGGGAAGAGATCTTTTGGTTTCTCTAGGTTCAGACTACTTCCCAAGAGTAATGGATTCCGAATGCTGACTAATCTTCAAGCACCGTCCAGAATTCCTGTATCCACACCTTCTAGAATTCAGCCCAATCAAAATTCATGGAGAAGAGCGTATAGCAGCCACAGAGTTCATAGGTTCTTTAAGTCTGTTAATACAGTGCTTCATGATGTGCATGTAGTCCTAAAAGGTTTACGGGAAAAGGAACCAGAAAAGATGGGTTCATCAGTTTTTGACTACAATGATGTCTACAAAAAGCTTGTGCCTTTCTTGTTCCATCTGAAAAACGGGTCAATTAGCCTGCCTGATGTATTCATGGTGGTTTCAAAAGTGGCGAAAGCTTTTGACTCTGTAAATCATGAAAAATTGCTCAGTGTGATGAAGGATGCCTTACGTGATGATGAACATATTCTGGAAAAGTTCACTCAAGTTGTTTGCACAGATAAGTATTTAAAGATTGAGCCTCATGTGATGTTAGCACATCAAGATATTTCCACTGCATCTACAAGAATGCAATCAAAATTTCATGTCCAGTCATTGGGCAGTATTGTTCTTAAGGAg GATGCAAGCTGGAAAAtaaagaaggaaaatattcattCACTTTTGGAGGAGCACATTATGCGCAACATGGTGCAGTTTAGGAACAAGTTTTATCTTCAAGAAGTTGGTATACCTCAAGGGAGTGTTCTGTCCGCATTACTGGGTTCATATTATTATGGACACATGGAAAGGAATGTAATATTTCCGTTCTTGGAGAAAGCTAAGAGGACCTTGTCAGTAACACAACATTCTTCTGATGGCACTTCAGTTTCAGGGGGCAACCGTCAAACTGAAATAGCTGCACCTGGTAGTGAATCTCTTCTGCTTAGATACCTTGATGATTTTCTCTTCATATCAGCTTCAAAGAGGCAGGCGTCTATGTTTTTCACCAGATTGGAAAGAGGAGTTCGTGATTATAACTGCTGCATGAATAAGGAGAAATACGGTCTAAATTTTACCATGGAAAATCAACAAGGCCAACTGTCAAACAGGCTTCATACCGGCAAAGACAATATCTCATTTCTTCAATGGAGTGGCCTCCTTGTCAACTGCTCTACATTAGAAATTCAAGCTGACTATACAAG ATACTTGAATCATCATATGCGTTCAACACTAACAATATCACGTCAAGGCAAAGTGGGAAAAAACTTAAAATCAAAGTTAAGAAGTTATCTTAGGCCTAAATTCCACCCTATTTTATATGATTCCAACATCAATTCTCCAGGGGTGGTTAGACTCAACATCTATCAAAATTTTCTGCTTTGTGCCATGAAATTCATTTGCCACCTCTCCAACTTATCAATTCTACCGAAATTTCACCCCAGATTCCTGCTCAAAGCTATAGAGACTTCTCCGA